In Deltaproteobacteria bacterium, the sequence AGCTTTTCGGTTTGCTTCTTTTTATTTTTTGAAGTTGTGTAATTGCGTTGCTTACACTCTGTGCATTCTAACGCAATAAGCTCACGAACCGCCGCCATTTTTAACTCCTACTCGATGATCTCTGCAACAACGCCAGCGCCCACCGTGCGCCCACCTTCACGAATAGCGAAGCGGACTTCCTTCTCCATCGCAAT encodes:
- the rpmG gene encoding 50S ribosomal protein L33; protein product: MAAVRELIALECTECKQRNYTTSKNKKKQTEKLTLKKYCRWDRRHTEHKETKVK
- a CDS encoding elongation factor Tu, whose translation is IAMEKEVRFAIREGGRTVGAGVVAEIIE